Proteins from a single region of Halorubrum sp. 2020YC2:
- a CDS encoding MFS transporter, with translation MSRLGFERPPPVLLAVIASTFFVGFGGGVVFPILPNLGAVLGISAFMVGVILSANRWVRLVANAPAGALVDRYGTRTPFVVGLFVEGVATLGYVVALAMPPAESLRPLAASLPTLAAGPLVVGAEEWFAPIGVAVAPETWFLLARVLWGLGSAAVFATAYTIAADLSDGGSRGTNMGIVRGGITMGFPAGLVLGGVVSAVAGNVAAFVVAAAFALTASVVAHRYVPETHVTGDRSGDSIRPWEVDTAVPALTVGLVNFGLMFAYVGALFSTLVLFLGANDISLFGLAPQGTSGLFMAGTVLSAAFFMLVGGRVSDARDSRTPILLTFLVVSFVGFLLLARAGSVLSLGLACVFIGAGQGGTSGPMMALLADLTPDERMGRASGTNNVLGDVGGGLGPMVSLPLIEAVGFAPIYAACAVLPLAAGAVLLVGVRRETGTFLPGHATGETGPSERSTAADS, from the coding sequence ATGAGCCGCCTCGGGTTCGAGCGGCCGCCGCCGGTGCTGCTCGCGGTGATCGCGAGCACTTTCTTCGTCGGCTTCGGCGGCGGCGTCGTCTTTCCCATCCTCCCGAACCTCGGCGCAGTCCTCGGCATCTCGGCGTTCATGGTCGGCGTGATCCTCTCCGCGAACCGGTGGGTGCGACTCGTCGCGAACGCGCCCGCCGGCGCGCTCGTCGACCGGTACGGGACGCGTACGCCGTTCGTCGTCGGCCTGTTCGTCGAAGGGGTCGCCACGCTCGGCTACGTCGTCGCGCTCGCGATGCCGCCCGCCGAGTCGCTCCGCCCGCTCGCGGCGTCGCTGCCGACGCTCGCGGCCGGCCCGCTGGTCGTCGGCGCGGAGGAATGGTTCGCCCCCATCGGGGTCGCCGTCGCGCCCGAGACGTGGTTCCTGCTCGCGCGGGTCCTCTGGGGGCTCGGCTCCGCAGCGGTGTTCGCGACCGCCTACACCATCGCCGCCGACCTCTCGGACGGCGGGTCGCGCGGGACGAACATGGGGATCGTCCGCGGCGGGATCACGATGGGGTTCCCGGCCGGCCTCGTGCTCGGTGGGGTCGTCTCCGCGGTGGCGGGCAACGTCGCCGCGTTCGTCGTCGCGGCCGCGTTCGCGCTCACGGCCAGCGTCGTCGCCCACCGCTACGTCCCGGAGACGCACGTCACGGGCGACCGCTCCGGGGACTCGATCAGGCCGTGGGAGGTCGACACCGCGGTCCCGGCCCTGACGGTCGGCTTGGTCAACTTCGGGCTGATGTTCGCGTACGTCGGCGCGCTGTTCTCCACGCTCGTCTTATTCCTCGGCGCGAACGACATCTCGCTGTTCGGCCTCGCCCCACAGGGGACCTCCGGGCTGTTCATGGCCGGCACGGTCCTCTCGGCGGCGTTCTTCATGCTCGTCGGGGGACGGGTCTCCGACGCCCGCGACTCCCGGACGCCGATCTTGCTCACGTTCCTCGTCGTCTCGTTCGTCGGCTTCCTGCTGCTCGCTCGGGCCGGGTCGGTCCTCTCTTTGGGCCTCGCCTGCGTCTTCATCGGCGCCGGACAGGGCGGGACGAGCGGCCCGATGATGGCGCTGCTCGCGGACCTCACCCCCGACGAGCGGATGGGCCGCGCCTCCGGGACGAACAACGTCTTAGGCGACGTGGGCGGCGGTCTCGGGCCGATGGTGTCGCTCCCGCTGATCGAGGCGGTCGGGTTCGCTCCCATCTACGCCGCCTGCGCCGTCCTCCCGCTCGCCGCGGGCGCCGTGCTCCTCGTCGGCGTCCGCCGGGAGACCGGGACCTTCCTCCCCGGACACGCGACGGGCGAGACGGGGCCGAGCGAGCGGTCGACCGCCGCGGATTCGTAG
- a CDS encoding helix-turn-helix domain-containing protein translates to MREVTFRVYHAGEPECEVSARHPEVRYRSVSSMTGSGPERKRIAELTGPSAEIEAFVEEFCEFDLVVSAEPLAPIEGRHAYVALTIDVSAADWEGIGDRFSRMGIHYRTGTTISGGVERWTAYLEDADDLSAVMRELERGGNEVELARNVELASIERSPQLPASGLLDGLTDRQREVLATAIAAGYYDHGGGVGVEEVAAELGLGSTTVWEHLSRAESSVMNALFERFAAGEPVDAVRGTDRTDSS, encoded by the coding sequence ATGCGGGAAGTGACGTTCCGGGTCTACCACGCGGGGGAGCCGGAGTGCGAGGTGAGCGCGCGCCACCCGGAGGTGCGGTACCGCTCCGTCTCGTCGATGACCGGGAGCGGTCCCGAGCGCAAGCGGATCGCAGAGCTAACCGGCCCGTCGGCCGAGATCGAGGCGTTCGTCGAGGAGTTCTGCGAGTTCGACCTCGTCGTCTCCGCCGAGCCGCTCGCGCCGATCGAGGGTCGTCACGCGTACGTCGCCCTGACGATCGACGTCTCGGCGGCCGACTGGGAGGGGATAGGCGACCGCTTCTCGCGGATGGGGATCCACTACCGAACGGGGACGACCATCTCCGGCGGCGTCGAGCGCTGGACGGCCTACTTGGAGGACGCCGACGACCTCTCGGCGGTGATGCGCGAGCTGGAACGCGGCGGCAACGAGGTCGAACTCGCGCGGAACGTGGAGCTCGCGTCGATCGAGCGATCGCCGCAGCTCCCCGCGTCCGGCCTCCTCGACGGCCTCACCGACCGACAGCGGGAGGTTCTCGCGACCGCCATCGCCGCGGGCTACTACGACCACGGCGGCGGGGTGGGCGTCGAGGAGGTGGCGGCCGAACTCGGACTCGGCTCGACGACGGTGTGGGAGCACCTCTCGCGCGCCGAGTCGTCGGTGATGAACGCGCTGTTCGAGCGGTTCGCCGCGGGCGAGCCGGTCGACGCCGTCCGCGGGACTGACCGAACAGATTCGTCGTGA
- a CDS encoding universal stress protein: MSKRILVAVDGSEEATEALRFAADEWPDAELTALHVINPADSATGANGGFPGASDQWYASAKQRGERLLSEAAEAVDRGVETRLEVGRPTKTILGVAGGETPVGEDDAPGEPFDHVVLASRGRTGLSRVLLGSVAEGVVRRVEVPVTVVR, from the coding sequence ATGAGCAAGCGCATTCTCGTCGCGGTCGACGGGTCGGAGGAGGCGACCGAGGCGCTGCGGTTCGCGGCCGACGAGTGGCCCGACGCCGAACTCACGGCGCTCCACGTGATCAACCCCGCCGACTCTGCGACGGGCGCCAACGGAGGGTTTCCGGGCGCCTCCGACCAGTGGTACGCCAGCGCCAAGCAGCGCGGCGAGCGGCTCCTCTCCGAGGCGGCCGAGGCGGTCGATCGAGGGGTCGAAACGAGACTGGAGGTGGGCCGCCCGACGAAGACGATCCTCGGCGTGGCGGGCGGCGAGACGCCGGTCGGTGAGGACGACGCTCCCGGCGAGCCGTTCGACCACGTCGTGTTGGCGAGTCGGGGGCGGACGGGGCTCTCGCGGGTCCTCCTCGGCAGCGTCGCGGAGGGCGTCGTACGCCGCGTCGAGGTGCCCGTCACTGTCGTCCGGTGA
- the tnpA gene encoding IS200/IS605-like element ISHal1 family transposase: MKYNLETGSHTVYALQYHFVTVTKYRADLLTDEIAERIGEIASDISEDFGVNIQNVNGGSDHVHILFTAKPTTDLTKFINSLKGVTSRKIRDENPEVRQALDKAFWQPGYFLATTGQVSIDVLMKYVEEQ, encoded by the coding sequence ATAAAGTACAATCTTGAAACCGGGTCGCACACGGTCTACGCACTCCAATATCACTTTGTGACCGTCACGAAGTACCGCGCAGACCTACTCACCGATGAAATCGCAGAACGTATCGGTGAGATTGCCAGCGACATCTCCGAGGACTTCGGCGTGAACATCCAGAACGTCAACGGCGGTTCCGACCACGTTCACATTCTGTTCACGGCGAAGCCAACGACCGACCTCACGAAGTTCATCAACTCACTCAAGGGCGTCACGTCCCGCAAAATCCGTGACGAGAATCCCGAAGTTCGCCAAGCACTCGACAAAGCGTTCTGGCAACCGGGGTACTTTCTCGCCACCACCGGTCAAGTGAGCATCGACGTACTCATGAAGTACGTAGAGGAGCAGTAG
- a CDS encoding ATP-binding protein: MTLEDFTEFSGDGDGDGGSGAADGAGGESAADGGSAEEPPSAASAATDAADAGGDGEEASFAAYDAAPAGSDAGLGVVSVSQGLRVAEDEEETSLKAFVTTDNRETVRLGKYLLIPYPDGERLFCRITGLEYAQEFQSDDATEIHARRQMRRDEFAERDYKFVADLEPISVVYGEGDGMKRRMTDRVPKPGAVVEEAADDAEIKTGLKIPDDGVFLGHLSVGGEKVRTAAEPPTVDYRVKDDYGDGDPLAFRHTLVAGGTGSGKTHASKNVLRQYLDSDRTYPMGDGRESRMAVVQFDPQDEYAQMHDDNPDLDDAFARRLEREGIAHGGHDDTVALVPRVANATYPGEGHRAERVEFTIPFSLADDMPWLVAGSGLNDNQYPALLTLLNRFFDDYGDSGTYSQFLSYLDDPALKEGLHESGRIHEATFDAVKRRVRGVPSGVFDQDAKPITELDHTLVRPGGLSVVPTYHLPTSRQKEIVVLAVAGLLVDDKLSNDPASDRIKETPLLVGMDEAHNFLADADNVQAQKVVQKFTEAAKQGRKERLGLFLITQDPQDVAESVFKQVNTKVVLNLGDEDAISSVNIPTNLAGKVPYMEKGQMVVYSPDNSEPVELIGLSECVTRHD, translated from the coding sequence ATGACGCTGGAGGATTTCACCGAGTTCAGCGGTGACGGCGACGGCGACGGCGGCTCGGGCGCGGCCGACGGCGCCGGGGGCGAGTCCGCGGCCGACGGCGGGAGCGCGGAGGAGCCCCCGAGCGCGGCTTCGGCGGCGACCGACGCCGCCGACGCGGGCGGCGACGGCGAGGAGGCTTCGTTCGCCGCCTACGACGCGGCGCCGGCGGGCAGCGATGCGGGGCTCGGCGTCGTGTCGGTGTCGCAGGGGCTCCGCGTGGCGGAAGACGAGGAGGAGACGTCGCTGAAGGCGTTCGTCACGACGGACAACCGCGAGACGGTGCGGCTCGGGAAGTACCTCCTGATCCCCTACCCGGACGGAGAGCGCCTCTTCTGTCGGATCACCGGGCTGGAGTACGCACAGGAGTTCCAGTCGGACGACGCGACCGAGATCCACGCCCGCCGGCAGATGCGCCGCGACGAGTTCGCGGAGCGCGACTACAAGTTCGTCGCCGATCTGGAGCCGATATCCGTCGTCTACGGCGAGGGCGACGGGATGAAACGCCGGATGACGGACCGGGTGCCGAAGCCCGGGGCGGTCGTCGAGGAGGCGGCCGACGACGCCGAGATCAAGACCGGGCTGAAGATCCCCGACGACGGGGTCTTCCTCGGGCACCTCTCGGTCGGCGGCGAGAAGGTGCGGACCGCGGCGGAGCCGCCGACCGTGGACTACCGGGTGAAAGACGACTACGGCGACGGCGACCCGCTCGCGTTCCGCCACACGCTCGTCGCGGGCGGTACCGGGTCGGGGAAGACCCACGCCTCGAAGAACGTCCTCCGGCAGTACCTCGACTCGGACCGGACCTACCCGATGGGCGACGGCCGCGAGTCGCGGATGGCGGTCGTCCAGTTCGACCCGCAGGACGAGTACGCGCAGATGCACGACGACAACCCCGACCTCGACGACGCGTTCGCGCGCCGGCTGGAGCGCGAGGGGATCGCCCACGGCGGCCACGACGACACGGTCGCCCTCGTGCCCCGCGTCGCGAACGCGACGTACCCCGGCGAGGGGCACCGCGCCGAGCGCGTCGAGTTCACGATCCCCTTCTCGCTGGCGGACGACATGCCGTGGCTCGTCGCTGGATCCGGGCTCAACGACAACCAGTACCCCGCCCTGCTGACGCTACTCAACCGCTTCTTCGACGACTACGGCGACTCGGGCACCTACAGCCAGTTCCTCTCGTACCTCGACGACCCGGCGCTCAAAGAGGGGCTCCACGAGAGCGGGCGGATCCACGAGGCGACGTTCGACGCCGTCAAGCGTCGGGTCCGCGGGGTCCCGAGCGGCGTCTTCGACCAGGACGCGAAACCGATCACGGAGCTCGACCACACCCTCGTCCGTCCCGGCGGACTCTCGGTCGTCCCCACGTACCACCTGCCGACCTCCCGGCAGAAGGAGATCGTCGTCCTCGCGGTCGCGGGCCTGCTGGTCGACGACAAGCTCTCGAACGACCCGGCGAGCGACCGGATCAAGGAGACGCCGCTGCTGGTCGGCATGGACGAGGCGCACAACTTCCTCGCGGACGCCGACAACGTCCAAGCGCAGAAGGTGGTCCAGAAGTTCACGGAGGCCGCCAAGCAGGGCCGCAAGGAGCGCCTCGGACTCTTCTTAATCACTCAGGACCCGCAGGACGTGGCCGAGTCGGTGTTCAAACAGGTGAACACGAAGGTCGTGTTGAACCTCGGTGACGAGGACGCGATCTCCAGCGTCAACATCCCGACGAACCTCGCCGGGAAGGTGCCGTACATGGAGAAGGGCCAGATGGTGGTGTACTCGCCGGACAACTCCGAGCCGGTGGAGCTGATCGGGCTCTCGGAGTGCGTGACGAGACACGACTGA
- a CDS encoding PQQ-binding-like beta-propeller repeat protein encodes MSPCSRRRALRGGLVTATACLAGCVLSGGAEDGESETGRTLHESDVALDSAASWAGYRRDPRNTGHDPDVSGPTDDAAVAWRYSARTEAESGVVVDGGRAYAGGLVLDGETGERIGGEWHGHMSTPAVADGTLFVPTFDLEGRDAATGELDWTFEPDSQASGLGGVTVVDGTAYVLGKLGRPLVYAVDVETGDEVWRWDPDPDEVESIRSPPAVAGDAVYLVDEAGTAYAVDGETGDEAWRRPTWVRASGSPVVVDGTVYFGSEDSEATALRAGDGEPKWRRRLGHESDETVAVTPDAVFATGGDGSVTRLSTADGTIEWERRYDDVGQLGSPTVAGDAVYVGSQSDGTVLALEADDGTEDWRVETRSVFFGDYSRVGVVDGPAVVDGVVYVATEPGDVYAIAEV; translated from the coding sequence ATGTCCCCCTGTTCGAGGCGACGCGCCCTCCGCGGCGGTCTCGTCACCGCGACGGCGTGTCTCGCGGGATGCGTACTCTCCGGCGGAGCCGAGGACGGAGAGAGCGAGACCGGACGAACCCTTCACGAGTCGGACGTCGCCCTCGACTCCGCGGCGTCGTGGGCGGGGTACAGGCGTGACCCCCGCAACACCGGCCACGATCCGGACGTCTCGGGGCCGACGGACGACGCCGCGGTCGCCTGGCGGTACAGCGCCCGCACCGAGGCGGAGTCGGGCGTCGTCGTCGACGGCGGTCGCGCGTACGCCGGCGGACTGGTCCTCGACGGGGAAACGGGCGAGCGAATCGGCGGGGAGTGGCACGGCCACATGAGCACGCCGGCGGTCGCCGACGGGACGCTCTTCGTTCCCACCTTCGACCTCGAGGGGCGGGACGCCGCGACCGGCGAACTGGACTGGACGTTCGAGCCCGACTCGCAGGCCAGCGGGCTGGGGGGAGTGACCGTCGTCGACGGGACCGCGTACGTCCTGGGAAAGCTCGGGCGTCCGCTCGTCTACGCGGTCGACGTGGAGACGGGCGACGAGGTGTGGCGGTGGGACCCCGACCCGGACGAGGTCGAGTCGATCCGGTCGCCGCCCGCGGTCGCCGGCGACGCGGTCTACCTCGTCGACGAGGCGGGAACGGCGTACGCCGTCGACGGCGAAACGGGCGACGAGGCGTGGCGACGGCCGACGTGGGTCAGGGCCTCCGGCTCCCCGGTCGTCGTCGACGGGACGGTGTACTTCGGGTCAGAGGACAGCGAGGCGACCGCGCTCCGCGCCGGGGACGGGGAACCGAAATGGCGTCGGAGGCTGGGCCACGAGTCGGACGAGACCGTCGCGGTCACCCCGGACGCGGTGTTCGCGACCGGCGGTGACGGGAGCGTGACGCGTCTCTCGACCGCGGACGGAACGATCGAGTGGGAGCGACGGTACGACGACGTCGGTCAACTCGGCTCGCCGACGGTCGCCGGCGACGCCGTCTACGTGGGCTCCCAAAGCGACGGAACGGTCCTCGCCCTCGAAGCGGACGACGGGACCGAGGACTGGCGCGTGGAGACGCGGAGCGTCTTCTTCGGCGATTACAGCCGTGTCGGCGTCGTCGACGGGCCGGCCGTCGTCGACGGCGTCGTGTACGTCGCAACCGAGCCCGGCGACGTGTACGCGATCGCAGAGGTCTGA
- a CDS encoding DUF4013 domain-containing protein yields the protein MIEASLNYLRESDDALVTTLIGGVLLLASPLLIPAFAVLGYVVRVLRRTADGDDEPPVFDAWGDLLTDGLKAFVVTFVYSLLPLAILSVAVVIGIGAALVGSGDGGLLGGLAGGVVALALTLVALAASLAGLYVTPAAVASVAGSGRVGDGFAVGTLWGVVSKRAYATGWLAAAAIALAGALVIGVLSVVPILGTIAGFFVQFYALVAAAAIIGRTWTDVRPVATDTGESDPVERPAV from the coding sequence ATGATAGAAGCCTCTCTCAACTACCTTCGCGAGAGCGACGACGCCCTCGTTACGACGCTGATCGGCGGCGTCCTGCTCCTCGCGAGTCCGCTGTTGATTCCGGCGTTCGCCGTGCTCGGGTACGTCGTCCGCGTCCTGCGACGGACCGCCGACGGCGACGACGAGCCGCCCGTCTTCGACGCGTGGGGCGACCTCCTCACCGATGGCCTGAAGGCGTTCGTCGTCACGTTCGTCTACTCGCTCCTCCCGCTCGCGATCCTCTCGGTAGCCGTCGTGATCGGCATCGGTGCGGCGCTCGTCGGCTCGGGCGACGGCGGCCTCCTCGGCGGACTGGCGGGCGGCGTCGTGGCGCTCGCGCTGACGCTCGTCGCGCTCGCGGCGTCGCTCGCCGGCCTCTACGTGACGCCCGCGGCGGTCGCGTCGGTCGCCGGCTCCGGACGGGTCGGAGACGGCTTCGCCGTGGGAACGCTCTGGGGCGTCGTCTCGAAGCGCGCGTACGCGACGGGGTGGCTCGCCGCGGCCGCGATCGCTCTCGCCGGCGCGCTCGTGATCGGAGTGCTCTCCGTCGTCCCGATTCTCGGGACGATCGCGGGCTTCTTCGTCCAGTTCTACGCGCTCGTGGCCGCGGCCGCCATCATCGGCCGGACGTGGACGGACGTCCGCCCCGTCGCGACCGACACGGGCGAGTCTGACCCGGTCGAGCGCCCCGCGGTGTGA
- a CDS encoding DUF2270 domain-containing protein — MSDPPEDFDPESREEREVAAGAAGDRSDFLSLMGHTYRGELGRTSSWRTRIDRTTNWAVVVTASLLTWTFSSESRPHYVLLIGLVMLSVFLGIETRRYRTFDVWRSRVRLLEENVFANALDPEGVEESNWRRLLSEDLREPTIKMPSVEAVSRRLHRVYAPLFSVLIAAWVARLTVFTPVGDGVVATAAVGAIPGALVLAVVSCFYLGVLALTLRSPPRQAKGEMQAAENVDEWK; from the coding sequence ATGTCCGATCCACCGGAGGACTTCGACCCCGAGTCGCGGGAGGAGCGCGAGGTCGCCGCGGGGGCCGCGGGCGACCGGTCCGACTTCCTCTCGCTGATGGGCCACACCTACCGCGGCGAGCTCGGCCGGACCAGCTCGTGGCGGACCCGAATCGACCGGACGACCAACTGGGCGGTCGTGGTGACCGCGTCGCTGCTCACGTGGACCTTCTCCAGCGAGTCGCGGCCGCACTACGTGTTGCTCATCGGCCTCGTCATGCTCAGCGTCTTCCTCGGCATCGAGACCCGCCGGTACCGCACCTTCGACGTCTGGCGGTCGCGCGTGCGGCTCCTCGAGGAGAACGTGTTCGCGAACGCGCTTGACCCGGAGGGCGTCGAGGAGTCGAACTGGCGGCGGCTCCTGAGCGAGGACCTCCGCGAGCCGACGATCAAGATGCCGAGCGTCGAGGCCGTCTCGCGGCGCCTCCACCGGGTGTACGCGCCGCTCTTCTCCGTCCTCATCGCCGCGTGGGTCGCCAGGCTCACCGTGTTCACGCCTGTCGGGGACGGCGTCGTCGCGACCGCCGCGGTGGGCGCGATACCGGGTGCGCTCGTGCTCGCGGTCGTCTCCTGTTTCTATCTCGGCGTGCTGGCGCTGACGCTCCGGAGCCCCCCGAGGCAGGCGAAAGGCGAGATGCAGGCGGCCGAGAACGTCGACGAGTGGAAGTGA
- a CDS encoding TetR/AcrR family transcriptional regulator yields MSDSPSAAEEIMDGVYSALRAHGYADLTMQDIADECSKSKSLLHYHYDTKEDLLVAFLEYIVSDSEERIAARADDPPVERLVQFIGWFVFAPDETDREAFHIALLELRTQGPFNERIREQLARSDRLLRGTVADILADGIDAGVFRDVDVKETAAMIVATLDGARTRQITLAGSVRDDEADGYTRTVAEATLRRIVEPLLVDGVELPPLDAAIEALRRGPDDDEAAEASDGSETHGSADGSAADAPADDSE; encoded by the coding sequence AGCGCCCTCCGCGCTCACGGCTACGCCGACCTGACGATGCAGGACATCGCGGACGAGTGTTCGAAGAGCAAGTCGCTGCTCCACTACCACTACGACACGAAGGAGGACCTGCTCGTCGCCTTCTTGGAGTACATCGTCTCCGACTCCGAGGAGCGGATCGCGGCCCGCGCGGACGACCCGCCCGTCGAACGGCTGGTCCAGTTCATCGGCTGGTTCGTCTTCGCCCCCGACGAGACCGACCGCGAGGCGTTCCACATCGCCCTGCTGGAGCTGCGGACGCAGGGACCGTTCAACGAGCGGATCCGCGAGCAGCTGGCGCGCAGCGACCGCCTGCTCCGGGGCACCGTCGCGGACATCCTCGCGGACGGCATCGACGCCGGCGTCTTCCGCGACGTCGACGTCAAGGAGACGGCGGCGATGATCGTGGCGACCCTCGACGGCGCGCGGACCCGACAGATCACCCTCGCCGGCTCCGTGCGCGACGACGAGGCCGACGGCTACACGCGCACCGTGGCGGAGGCGACGCTCCGGCGGATCGTCGAACCGCTGCTCGTCGACGGGGTCGAACTGCCGCCGCTCGACGCGGCGATCGAGGCGCTCCGGCGGGGGCCTGACGACGACGAGGCCGCCGAGGCGAGCGACGGCTCGGAGACCCACGGGAGTGCCGACGGCTCGGCGGCCGACGCGCCCGCGGACGACTCCGAATGA
- a CDS encoding 50S ribosomal protein L11, translating into MAGTIEALVPGGQATPGPPLGPELGPTPVDVQDVVAQINDETAAFDGMEVPVTVDYDDDGSFSIEVGVPPTAELIKDEAGFETGSGEPQTEFVADMSIEQVKTVAEQKSSDLLAYDTKAAAKEVGGTCASLGVTIEGEDARTFDDRVDAGEYDDVLDE; encoded by the coding sequence ATGGCTGGAACTATCGAAGCGCTCGTCCCCGGCGGGCAGGCCACCCCCGGCCCGCCGCTCGGTCCCGAGCTCGGACCGACGCCGGTGGACGTTCAGGACGTCGTCGCGCAGATCAACGACGAGACCGCCGCATTCGACGGCATGGAAGTGCCCGTCACCGTCGACTACGACGACGACGGCTCCTTCAGTATCGAGGTCGGCGTGCCGCCCACCGCGGAGCTCATCAAAGACGAGGCCGGCTTCGAGACCGGCTCCGGCGAGCCCCAGACTGAGTTCGTCGCTGACATGTCCATCGAGCAGGTGAAGACCGTCGCGGAGCAGAAGTCGAGCGACCTGCTCGCGTACGACACGAAGGCGGCCGCCAAGGAGGTCGGCGGCACCTGCGCCTCCCTCGGCGTCACCATCGAGGGCGAGGACGCCCGGACGTTCGACGACCGCGTCGACGCCGGCGAGTACGACGACGTCCTCGACGAGTAA
- a CDS encoding M28 family peptidase, protein MTELPDRVVGDARTSDFGWNLLTDLTDVGNRMAGSTGERRGAERVVEAFEAADLRNAGLDEFEIPGWWRGESSLSVSGPVERHHENSHEVIALPGTPSGEVTAPLVDVGDGTDGEFAAAEGELEGAVAMASSRTPEGRDRWIHRMEKYVAAAERGAVGFVFRNHIEGALPPTGEIGYHNRPGPIPAVGVSKEVGDRLSRLAAAADADEESGNGSGSDGAAEDRPTVSLDVDCRNEPTTSVNAVAEVGPYTEEAVFLTAHVDAHDVSDGANDNGAGSALVAEVGRLLATVEGDLDTRVRLVTFGSEEIGLWGAYHAAETTPEEEIACVVNLDGACSSRNLRVGTNGFEGMRSTFEAVADAFDAPLTAGETISPHGDQWAFVQEGIPAVMASTTSDQSGRGWGHTHADTLDKLDSRDLREVATLVAAAVYRFATGEIEAEHRSRESIRDAIDEGYVEELKTGGRWPYEE, encoded by the coding sequence ATGACCGAGCTACCGGACCGCGTCGTGGGCGACGCGCGGACGAGCGACTTCGGGTGGAACCTCCTCACCGACCTGACGGACGTCGGGAACCGCATGGCGGGATCGACCGGCGAGCGCCGCGGCGCCGAGCGCGTCGTCGAGGCGTTCGAGGCGGCCGACCTGCGGAACGCCGGCCTCGACGAGTTCGAGATCCCCGGCTGGTGGCGCGGCGAGTCGTCGCTGTCGGTGTCTGGACCGGTGGAGCGGCACCACGAGAACTCCCACGAGGTGATCGCGCTGCCGGGCACCCCGAGCGGCGAGGTGACGGCCCCGCTCGTCGACGTGGGCGACGGCACCGACGGGGAGTTCGCGGCCGCGGAAGGGGAGCTTGAGGGCGCGGTCGCGATGGCCTCCTCGCGCACGCCGGAGGGCCGCGACCGGTGGATCCACCGGATGGAGAAGTACGTCGCGGCGGCCGAGCGCGGCGCGGTCGGTTTCGTCTTCCGGAACCACATCGAGGGGGCGCTCCCGCCGACCGGCGAGATCGGCTACCACAACCGGCCCGGACCGATCCCCGCCGTCGGCGTGTCGAAGGAGGTGGGCGACCGGCTCTCGCGGCTTGCCGCGGCGGCCGACGCCGACGAGGAGAGCGGCAACGGTTCGGGAAGCGACGGCGCAGCGGAGGACCGCCCGACCGTCTCGCTCGACGTCGACTGCCGAAACGAGCCGACGACCTCGGTGAACGCGGTCGCGGAGGTCGGGCCGTACACCGAAGAGGCGGTGTTCCTCACCGCGCACGTCGACGCCCACGACGTGAGCGACGGCGCCAACGACAACGGCGCCGGGTCGGCGCTCGTCGCGGAGGTCGGCCGCCTGCTCGCGACCGTCGAGGGCGACCTCGACACGCGGGTCCGGCTCGTCACCTTCGGCTCGGAGGAGATCGGGCTGTGGGGCGCGTACCACGCGGCGGAGACGACGCCGGAGGAGGAGATCGCCTGCGTCGTCAACCTCGACGGCGCCTGTAGCTCCCGGAACCTCCGCGTCGGGACGAACGGGTTCGAGGGGATGCGCTCGACGTTCGAGGCGGTCGCGGACGCGTTCGACGCGCCCCTGACGGCCGGCGAGACCATCTCGCCGCACGGCGACCAGTGGGCGTTCGTGCAAGAGGGGATCCCGGCCGTGATGGCCTCCACGACGAGCGACCAGTCGGGGCGCGGCTGGGGGCACACCCACGCCGACACGCTCGACAAGCTCGACTCGCGGGACCTCCGCGAGGTGGCGACGCTCGTAGCCGCGGCCGTCTACCGGTTCGCGACGGGGGAAATCGAGGCCGAACACCGGTCGCGGGAGTCGATCCGCGACGCCATCGACGAGGGGTACGTCGAGGAGCTGAAGACGGGCGGGCGGTGGCCGTACGAGGAGTGA